In a single window of the Littorina saxatilis isolate snail1 linkage group LG5, US_GU_Lsax_2.0, whole genome shotgun sequence genome:
- the LOC138967138 gene encoding nucleolar and coiled-body phosphoprotein 1-like, with protein MSKRTAVDEVFVYPEKKRQHQEAADKAEDISAINKMTLNSGVVNVCTSLTSTTNFETAAFSPSQKDTASVAGVMEDSQIEVTPDAKQILNSKPNMPGFRLNQCRSFPSPKFDVEEKEPEALKTVSKSKCSNVQSLEKQSHRQQRPRHKPPAQKQKEQVADKEMSDTITSKKAESTNSGNSATDLKVCPKTKQKSPNARKRHAPIKDNPGTSCSSSMRKTMKVEAVSHHKPSSVPETKKGKRSVLPAALLNQIVKTVQSNVRTISTQVVAASAVKSPEKPTPACENSENPRFCKTSSDGAAKDNARQDAVQDIVPVMQKERLVKKISVSNMKVEGSEVDSSDTSRQGDGKQQKACERGTMVKDTERLTSSKTKEQSLHNAKSQKSNKSLLHADEMPVKPAELEGASTYEKAKTKSKKANRKTNTRGHKRSGADYHESPLGVLPEYIPENDSRLNKTSEPGRVYNLSTLFSGKLGEGRREQTKRKRPNYFFAVQITNTEVKENLTRLQKDVEEAEPKLKPAFVSVDSAHITLGIMHLGDQEAINRAKAGLHDFQTSHHQQQHHLQLQLSEGEEGEGFGSSDPLVLEVRGLDHFNNNVVFAKVTQGDSLKKLEAIADLLKSCALKQKINLDEKEFAAHLTVMKHSKNPAKLKKSGIKKISSDVYQASRDKIFGVELVTTVQLCSMLKPKKNNYYHIEHEVSLTLKAVSDECATDDGKGTLQQRLLCCNNVTP; from the exons ATGTCAAAAAGGACTGCAGTCGATGAAGTGTTCGTTTACCCGGAGAAAAAGAGGCAGCACCAGGAGGCGGCTGATAAAGCAGAAGACATTTCTGCAATAAACAAAATGACTTTAAATAGTGGTGTTGTAAATGTTTGTACAAGTCTAACGTCTACCACAAACTTTGAAACAGCTGCCTTCTCACCAAGTCAAAAAGACACTGCATCGGTAGCTGGGGTTATGGAAGATTCTCAGATAGAAGTGACACCTGATGCAAAGCAGATTTTGAACTCCAAACCAAACATGCCAGGCTTTCGTCTGAATCAATGCAGATCCTTTCCATCCCCAAAGTTTGATGTCGAAGAGAAGGAACCTGAAGCTTTGAAAACTGtctcaaagtcaaagtgcaGCAATGTTCAGAGTTTAGAaaaacagtcacacagacagcaAAGGCCTAGACATAAACCTCCagcacagaaacagaaagaacagGTGGCTGATAAGGAAATGTCAGATACAATCACATCAAAGAAGGCTGAAAGCACAAATAGTGGGAACAGTGCAACAGACTTAAAAGTgtgtccaaaaacaaaacaaaagtctcCAAATGCAAGGAAGAGGCATGCTCCCATTAAAGATAATCCAGGCACATCGTGTTCATCTTCAATGAGAAAAAcgatgaaagttgaggcagtaAGTCATCATAAACCTTCATCAGTACCTGAAACAAAGAAGGGTAAAAGGTCTGTACTGCCAGCTGCCTTGCTGAATCAGATTGTCAAAACAGTTCAAAGTAACGTTAGAACAATATCAACACAAGTTGTGGCAGCTTCAGCTGTAAAGTCACCTGAAAAGCCAACGCCTGCATGTGAAAATTCAGAAAATCCAAGATTCTGCAAAACCAGCAGTGATGGTGCTGCAAAAGATAATGCTAGACAAGATGCAGTCCAAGACATTGTGCCTGTCATGCAAAAAGAGAGATTAGTGAAAAAGATAAGTGTCAGCAACATGAAGGTTGAGGGTTCTGAAGTTGACAGCAGTGACACAAGCAGGCAAGGTGATGGGAAGCAGCAGAAGGCCTGTGAAAGAGGCACCATGGTCAAAGACACTGAAAGGCTGACTTCTTCTAAAACAAAAGAGCAGTCCTTGCATAACGCAAAGAGTCAAAAGTCAAATAAGAGTCTTCTACATGCAGATGAAATGCCAGTGAAACCTGCTGAACTAGAAGGTGCGAGCACTTACGAGAAAGCAAAGACGAAGTCGAAAAAGGCAAACAGGAAGACCAATACCAGAGGTCACAAAAGATCAGGGGCAGACTATCATGAAAGCCCCTTGGGCGTCTTGCCAGAGTACATCCCTGAGAATGACAGCCGTCTGAACAAGACAAGTGAGCCAGGCAGAGTGTACAATTTGTCTACATTGTTTTCAG GAAAATTGGGAGAAGGGCGGAGAGAACAGACGAAGAGGAAAAGACCAAATTACTTCTTTGCTGTCCAGATCACAAACACAGAG GTAAAGGAAAACCTGACTCGGCTGCAAAAGGATGTTGAAGAGGCAGAACCAAAACTGAAGCCAGCGTTTGTTTCCGTGGACTCGGCCCATATAACTCTTGGCATTATGCACCTGGGGGATCAAGAGGCTATCAacag AGCCAAAGCAGGACTACACGATTTTCAAACAtcacatcatcaacaacaacatcatctgCAGCTTCAACTTTCTGAAGGAGAAGAGGGTGAGGGGTTTGGTTCAAGTGATCCGTTGGTGCTGGAGGTGCGAGGTCTGGATCACTTCAACAACAATGTTGTCTTTGCCAAGGTCACCCAAGGAGACAGTCTGAAAAAGCTTGAAGCCATTGCAG ATTTGCTGAAATCCTGTGCATTGAAACAGAAGATAAACCTTGATGAGAAGGAGTTTGCTGCTCACCTCACTGTCATGAAACATTCCAAGAATCCTGCAAAGCTGAAGAAATCAG GTATCAAGAAAATTTCCAGTGACGTTTACCAGGCTTCCAGAGACAAGATTTTTGGTGTTGAACTGGTTACCACAGTACAGCTTTGTTCCATGCTGAAGCCAAAGAAGAACAACTACTACCACATAGAGCATGAAGTTTCTCTCACGTTAAAAGCAGTGTCAGATGAGTGCGCCACTGACGATGG